A DNA window from Pseudomonadota bacterium contains the following coding sequences:
- a CDS encoding DUF3488 and transglutaminase-like domain-containing protein, which yields MRQASLLDRSTTEWLLICLGLAVLPHVWHVALWTIALAVACGIWRWFATRKNWRSPSRIVQLTLAVAGFAAVYGSYGRINGHDSGVALLVTMVALKLLETRSHRDAMLLLFLSYFLLAANFLFSQSIPMTLYAIPTLVVISTALVLVNQPAGAIPTRAGLRQAGRMLIQALPVMLVLFVLFPRLSGPLWGLPNTGSNATTGLSDNLSPGNISQLSLSDAVAFRVRFNGAAPSPSQRYWRGPILWDFNGQSWTTGSSNDSTSKIDIRPEKGAISYEVTLEPHGEKWLLALDVPMATSLSNVTFSDRHMLAKDPILDRLQYHVTSYTQYRLEPELPPDRRQSALALPLKGNSRARRLVSDWRSEGLDDIQIIERSLAMFRNKAFFYTLNPPPLDSDSVDDFLFNTRRGFCEHYASAFTFLMRAAGIPARVVVGYQGGELNPLGDYYIVRQSDAHAWSEVWIENRGWIRIDPTAAVSPARIEQGMDSVYANEGPLTLRALRQNATLLQVRLAWDAANHRWNEWVLAYGPERQKRALEKLGMRDASPSRMVLTLTILCTVLLSGLGLFLVHRARPVASDPLAREFDRFCRRMARSGLVRKPSEGPMDFAQRAAATRPDLAEAIWHITRLYIQLRYTGGENTDGVSALRRRIRRLHPVRSYWQTKIKAVSHPLAPSR from the coding sequence ATGAGACAAGCCAGTCTTCTGGATCGCAGCACCACCGAATGGTTGCTTATCTGCCTCGGCTTGGCCGTTCTGCCTCACGTTTGGCACGTGGCGCTATGGACCATCGCGTTGGCGGTCGCTTGTGGTATCTGGCGATGGTTCGCAACCCGGAAAAATTGGCGGTCCCCTTCCCGGATAGTGCAATTGACCTTGGCTGTCGCCGGCTTTGCCGCAGTCTATGGCAGCTACGGCCGCATCAATGGCCATGATTCCGGCGTCGCATTGCTCGTCACCATGGTGGCGCTAAAGCTCCTGGAGACCCGCTCTCACCGCGACGCGATGTTGCTACTGTTCCTGAGCTACTTTCTGCTCGCTGCCAACTTTTTGTTCAGCCAATCCATCCCCATGACCCTCTACGCCATACCAACGCTGGTGGTGATATCAACCGCCTTGGTGCTGGTGAACCAGCCCGCGGGCGCGATCCCGACCCGCGCGGGTCTTCGACAGGCAGGAAGAATGCTGATCCAAGCGTTGCCGGTCATGCTGGTGCTGTTCGTTCTTTTCCCTCGGCTCTCAGGCCCGCTTTGGGGATTGCCGAATACCGGAAGCAACGCAACGACCGGCCTGAGCGACAATCTCTCACCGGGGAATATCAGCCAGCTCAGCTTGTCCGACGCGGTGGCATTTCGCGTTCGTTTCAACGGCGCGGCGCCATCGCCAAGCCAACGTTATTGGCGCGGCCCGATTCTATGGGATTTCAATGGACAAAGCTGGACGACCGGCAGCAGCAACGACTCAACCTCGAAGATCGACATCCGACCCGAAAAAGGGGCCATATCCTACGAAGTCACGCTGGAACCCCATGGGGAAAAGTGGTTGCTTGCGTTGGACGTGCCCATGGCCACATCGCTTTCCAACGTCACATTCAGTGACCGCCACATGCTTGCCAAAGACCCGATACTCGATCGGCTGCAATACCACGTCACCTCTTATACCCAATATCGTCTAGAGCCGGAATTGCCGCCAGACCGACGACAATCGGCTTTGGCATTGCCGCTCAAGGGCAACTCGCGCGCCCGCCGTCTGGTATCCGATTGGCGCTCCGAGGGACTGGATGATATTCAAATCATCGAGCGGTCCCTGGCTATGTTTCGTAACAAGGCGTTCTTTTATACCTTGAATCCGCCACCGCTTGATTCCGACTCGGTCGATGATTTCCTGTTCAACACACGCCGGGGATTCTGCGAACACTACGCCAGCGCGTTCACGTTCCTCATGCGCGCCGCGGGAATTCCCGCGCGGGTGGTTGTGGGATATCAAGGCGGTGAGCTCAACCCGTTAGGAGACTACTACATCGTGAGGCAATCGGATGCCCACGCCTGGTCAGAAGTCTGGATCGAAAACCGCGGGTGGATTCGTATCGACCCCACCGCTGCAGTCTCCCCCGCCCGAATCGAACAGGGCATGGATTCCGTATACGCCAACGAAGGCCCCTTGACCTTACGCGCCCTGCGCCAAAACGCCACATTGCTCCAAGTTCGCTTAGCTTGGGATGCAGCAAATCATCGTTGGAACGAGTGGGTTTTGGCCTACGGGCCCGAACGCCAAAAACGCGCCCTGGAAAAACTGGGGATGCGCGACGCGTCGCCGAGTCGGATGGTGCTCACGCTGACCATCCTGTGCACAGTGCTGCTCAGCGGTTTGGGGCTGTTTTTGGTACACCGGGCAAGACCGGTCGCTAGCGATCCGCTGGCCCGCGAGTTTGATCGATTCTGTCGTCGCATGGCCCGTTCCGGCCTGGTTCGAAAACCCTCCGAAGGACCGATGGATTTCGCACAACGAGCCGCGGCAACCCGACCAGATTTGGCCGAGGCGATCTGGCACATCACGCGTCTGTATATTCAGCTCCGATACACCGGTGGCGAGAACACCGATGGCGTGTCAGCCTTGCGCCGACGCATCCGGCGGCTGCATCCGGTACGTTCGTACTGGCAGACCAAGATCAAAGCCGTGAGCCACCCGCTGGCACCCTCGCGTTAA
- a CDS encoding DUF58 domain-containing protein: MPGLSRLDRLILGWVAHRHPRQAGVITLRRQRIYILPTRYGVLFGIMLLVMLLGAMNYGNSMAFATCFLLGALAFVAMHHTHQNLLGLRIWSIGAEPVFASERAYFRLFLENPNDFMRYSISVEGPNGDTQHVHVPPHERAQVRIGVDSTCRGYLKAPRFRISTEHPLGLFRAWSFVQPDTDSLVYPAPAESPPTVNSATHGYGRNPSRRIGSSEDFHSLRDYHHGDPFRHILWTALAREQGLLTKQFSASAGHEIWLDLSALETRDVELGLSQLCRLLLECERDERPYGLKLSSGQRSPSLGSDHREACLRMLALHNLPRTGMDE; encoded by the coding sequence ATGCCGGGGCTGAGTCGACTAGATCGCCTGATTCTCGGCTGGGTCGCCCATCGGCACCCGAGGCAAGCCGGTGTGATCACCCTGCGTCGGCAACGCATTTACATTTTGCCGACCCGTTACGGTGTGTTGTTCGGCATCATGCTCTTGGTGATGTTGCTGGGCGCCATGAATTATGGCAATAGCATGGCCTTCGCCACCTGTTTCTTACTCGGCGCATTGGCATTTGTCGCCATGCATCACACCCATCAAAACCTTTTAGGCCTCAGGATCTGGAGCATCGGCGCGGAGCCGGTCTTTGCCTCCGAACGCGCCTATTTCCGGTTGTTTTTGGAGAACCCCAACGACTTCATGCGCTACAGCATTTCCGTCGAAGGGCCAAACGGTGACACTCAGCACGTGCACGTACCACCCCACGAACGTGCGCAAGTTCGCATCGGCGTCGACAGCACGTGCCGGGGGTATCTAAAAGCTCCCCGTTTTCGTATCAGCACCGAGCATCCCCTCGGCCTGTTCCGGGCGTGGTCTTTCGTCCAACCCGACACCGACAGCCTGGTCTACCCGGCACCAGCCGAATCACCGCCCACAGTCAACTCCGCGACTCACGGTTATGGACGAAATCCGTCGCGACGCATCGGCAGTTCTGAGGATTTCCATAGCCTGCGTGACTACCACCACGGCGACCCGTTTCGCCACATACTGTGGACGGCACTGGCCCGGGAGCAAGGCCTGCTGACCAAACAATTCAGCGCGAGTGCAGGTCATGAAATCTGGCTCGATTTGTCCGCACTTGAGACGCGAGACGTAGAACTCGGGCTTTCCCAGCTGTGCCGCTTGCTACTTGAGTGTGAACGCGACGAGCGCCCTTACGGCTTGAAACTATCGAGCGGACAGCGTTCGCCGTCGCTGGGATCGGACCATCGGGAGGCCTGCCTGCGTATGCTGGCGCTGCACAACCTGCCCCGAACCGGAATGGACGAATGA
- a CDS encoding MoxR family ATPase: MLPPLAANEPKDHALAAVISQIGDVILGKDKQIRLALTCLLARGHLLIEDVPGVGKTTLAHTLALTLGLEFQRIQFTSDLLPGDVTGTTIFKRESDEFVFHPGPVFVELVLADEINRATPKTQSALLEAMEERQVTVDGTTHRLPEPFFVVATQNPSHQAGTFPLPESQLDRFLMRLELGYPDADAERALLLGHDRRELLRELQPLMGPTRLLALQAEAAQVHLADALVAYVQDLTRYTRESGAFREGLSPRAGLALVRAAQAWAYINGRNHTLPEDVQAIIGPVVNHRLQGTDGAGDRNNVGEHLLEAVPIP; this comes from the coding sequence ATGCTACCCCCCCTCGCCGCGAACGAGCCGAAGGACCATGCACTGGCGGCCGTGATATCCCAGATTGGTGACGTCATTCTGGGCAAAGACAAACAAATTCGGTTGGCGCTTACTTGCCTGCTCGCGCGCGGCCACCTGCTAATCGAAGATGTCCCCGGCGTCGGTAAAACAACCCTGGCCCACACGCTGGCTTTGACCCTTGGGTTGGAATTCCAGCGAATCCAATTCACCAGTGACTTGTTGCCCGGCGATGTCACCGGCACCACGATTTTCAAACGCGAATCAGACGAGTTCGTTTTTCACCCCGGCCCGGTTTTCGTGGAACTGGTCCTGGCAGACGAAATCAACCGGGCAACCCCCAAAACCCAAAGCGCACTGCTAGAGGCGATGGAAGAACGCCAAGTCACCGTCGACGGGACCACACACCGTTTACCTGAACCGTTTTTCGTGGTGGCGACCCAAAACCCCAGCCATCAGGCCGGCACCTTTCCCCTACCCGAATCACAGCTGGATCGATTTCTGATGCGCTTGGAGCTGGGGTATCCCGATGCGGACGCCGAACGTGCGCTGCTGCTCGGTCACGACCGCCGCGAATTGCTACGGGAGCTACAACCCTTGATGGGCCCGACCCGCTTACTCGCCCTTCAAGCCGAAGCCGCGCAAGTGCATCTGGCCGACGCGTTGGTCGCATACGTGCAGGACCTCACACGCTATACGCGTGAAAGCGGAGCATTCCGCGAGGGTCTCTCACCGCGTGCGGGCTTGGCCTTGGTACGGGCTGCACAGGCGTGGGCCTATATCAACGGACGCAACCATACCCTGCCCGAAGACGTGCAAGCCATAATCGGTCCGGTCGTCAACCACCGTCTACAGGGAACCGATGGCGCCGGTGATCGCAACAATGTCGGTGAGCACCTCCTGGAAGCCGTACCGATTCCTTAG
- a CDS encoding DUF2970 domain-containing protein translates to MGEEKRAMRWWHVVASVLAAMFGVQSEQNRQRDFSEGNPWIFIVTGAMMTLLLILVLWLAVKLILANAGL, encoded by the coding sequence ATGGGGGAAGAAAAACGCGCTATGCGATGGTGGCATGTAGTGGCTAGCGTGCTGGCTGCTATGTTCGGGGTCCAAAGCGAGCAAAATCGCCAACGTGATTTTTCTGAAGGAAATCCGTGGATATTTATCGTCACGGGCGCGATGATGACGCTGTTGCTGATTTTGGTCCTGTGGTTGGCCGTGAAACTTATACTGGCCAATGCCGGTCTTTAA
- a CDS encoding valine--tRNA ligase produces MEKAYDPHAIEQRWYRHWEEQGYFSPRPGGPSYCIMIPPPNVTGTLHMGHAFQSTVMDLLIRYHRMCGDNTLWQPGTDHAGIATQMVVERQLAAQGQNRHDLGREAFIERVWQWKEESGGHISRQLRRLGASPDWSRERFTMDDGLSKAVVEVFVRLYEEDLIYRGQRLVNWDPVLHTAISDLEVISEEEKGHLWHFRYPLADDKGQPTDHYLVVATTRPETMLGDAAVAVHPEDARYQGLIGRQVWLPIAERLIPVIADEYVDPEFGSGCVKITPAHDFNDFAVWTRHQEALSEIPWHGLINILTPDARLKADLTDDGNPAAGQPSVCTLYPAAYRGLDRYDARKKVIEHFESAGLLERIDDHRLMVPRGDRSGAVIEPYLTDQWFVRTEALAQPAIEAVENGRIRFVPDNWRKTYFEWMRNIEDWCISRQIWWGHRIPAWYDEHGNVYVGRDEQDVRTRHGLSPEAQLSRDPDVLDTWFSSALWPFSTLGWPDNTEALKNYYPTSVLVTGFDIIFFWVARMIMMGLKFAGDIPFREIYMHGLVRDAQGQKMSKSKGNVLDPIDLIDGIDLESLVQKRTRGLMQPQMAHRIEKATCKEFPDGIPAFGTDALRFTFAALATHGRDIRFDLGRVEGYRNFCNKLWNAARYVLMSVEGEDAGLGGGQMEYSVPDRWIQARLNARVAEVRQHIDSYRFDLAAQALYEFTWNEYCDWYLELSKPVLQSTAASAAEKRATRRTLLEVLETLLRLMHPVMPFITEDIWQRVAPLTGVTGETISLRPYPVADAAGQDEQAIGEIEWLQSFILGLRRIRGEMDIAPSRPLPVVLQDATDTDRTRVSAYESYLSRLARVESIRYLAAGEEPPESATALIGTLKILVPMAGIIDAEAELERLDKQLHKLNQDLERVEKKLNNAQFTLNAPTAVVAKEQARAESIKIAINELDTQRARIARLT; encoded by the coding sequence ATGGAAAAGGCTTACGACCCTCACGCCATCGAGCAACGTTGGTATCGACACTGGGAAGAGCAGGGATATTTTTCACCCCGCCCCGGGGGACCTTCCTACTGCATCATGATTCCGCCGCCGAATGTCACCGGCACATTGCATATGGGGCATGCCTTTCAGTCCACCGTGATGGATCTTCTCATCCGCTATCACCGCATGTGTGGCGACAATACGCTCTGGCAGCCGGGCACCGATCACGCCGGGATCGCCACCCAAATGGTGGTGGAACGCCAGCTGGCGGCCCAAGGGCAAAACCGGCACGATCTGGGACGTGAGGCCTTCATTGAGCGGGTATGGCAATGGAAGGAAGAATCCGGCGGGCATATCTCCCGCCAGCTGCGCCGCCTGGGCGCTTCCCCGGATTGGTCGCGCGAACGCTTCACTATGGACGATGGCTTGTCAAAAGCCGTTGTGGAGGTTTTCGTTCGGCTCTACGAAGAAGATCTGATCTATCGTGGGCAGAGGTTAGTAAATTGGGATCCCGTTTTGCACACGGCAATCTCGGATTTGGAAGTGATCTCGGAAGAAGAAAAAGGCCATTTGTGGCACTTCCGCTATCCGCTGGCCGATGACAAAGGCCAACCCACCGACCACTATTTGGTGGTGGCCACCACCCGCCCGGAAACGATGCTGGGCGATGCCGCCGTGGCGGTGCACCCGGAAGACGCCCGTTACCAGGGCCTGATCGGACGCCAGGTTTGGCTGCCCATCGCCGAACGATTAATCCCGGTCATCGCCGACGAGTACGTCGACCCGGAATTCGGCAGCGGCTGCGTTAAGATCACCCCGGCCCATGATTTCAACGACTTTGCCGTGTGGACCCGGCACCAGGAAGCGTTGTCGGAAATCCCCTGGCACGGTCTGATCAACATCTTGACCCCCGATGCACGATTGAAGGCCGATCTAACCGACGACGGTAATCCGGCGGCCGGGCAGCCATCGGTGTGCACGCTTTACCCAGCCGCCTACCGGGGACTGGATCGCTACGACGCTAGAAAAAAGGTGATCGAACACTTTGAGTCGGCAGGGCTTTTGGAACGCATTGACGATCACCGTTTGATGGTCCCACGAGGAGACCGCAGCGGCGCAGTCATCGAGCCTTACCTGACCGATCAATGGTTCGTCCGTACGGAGGCGCTTGCCCAACCGGCCATCGAGGCAGTTGAAAACGGCCGCATCCGTTTTGTTCCCGACAACTGGCGTAAAACCTATTTCGAGTGGATGCGCAACATCGAAGATTGGTGTATTTCACGCCAAATTTGGTGGGGTCACCGAATCCCCGCGTGGTATGACGAGCATGGCAACGTCTATGTGGGACGAGACGAACAGGATGTGCGGACGCGCCATGGATTGTCGCCGGAGGCCCAACTGAGCCGAGACCCGGATGTCCTGGACACTTGGTTCTCGTCGGCACTGTGGCCGTTCTCAACGCTCGGCTGGCCCGACAACACGGAGGCACTCAAAAACTACTACCCCACATCGGTTCTGGTCACCGGATTCGACATCATCTTTTTCTGGGTGGCTCGAATGATCATGATGGGGCTGAAATTCGCAGGCGACATCCCGTTTCGAGAAATCTACATGCATGGCCTGGTGCGCGACGCTCAGGGCCAGAAGATGTCCAAATCCAAGGGCAACGTGTTAGACCCCATCGACCTCATCGATGGCATCGATCTCGAATCCTTGGTGCAGAAACGCACTCGCGGTTTGATGCAGCCACAGATGGCTCACCGAATTGAAAAAGCCACGTGCAAAGAGTTCCCGGACGGTATCCCCGCATTTGGCACCGACGCGCTGCGCTTCACCTTCGCCGCACTAGCCACCCATGGCCGGGACATCCGATTCGACCTAGGCCGTGTCGAGGGATACCGGAATTTCTGCAACAAACTCTGGAATGCCGCTCGCTACGTGTTGATGAGTGTGGAAGGCGAAGACGCCGGCCTGGGCGGCGGACAGATGGAATACAGTGTGCCGGATCGCTGGATTCAGGCACGCCTCAATGCGCGAGTCGCGGAAGTCAGACAACACATTGACAGCTACCGATTCGATCTTGCGGCGCAAGCACTGTATGAATTCACTTGGAACGAGTACTGCGACTGGTATCTGGAGCTATCCAAGCCCGTACTGCAAAGTACAGCGGCCAGCGCCGCGGAAAAACGGGCGACTCGCCGCACCTTGCTAGAAGTTCTGGAAACTTTGCTGAGACTGATGCACCCGGTGATGCCATTTATCACCGAGGACATATGGCAACGTGTGGCGCCGCTGACCGGCGTGACGGGTGAGACCATTTCCCTGCGACCGTATCCGGTGGCCGACGCCGCCGGGCAAGACGAACAAGCCATTGGCGAAATTGAATGGTTGCAATCATTCATTCTCGGACTACGACGGATACGGGGTGAAATGGACATCGCACCCAGTCGGCCGCTCCCGGTGGTGCTTCAAGATGCGACGGACACCGACCGGACTCGCGTGAGCGCCTATGAAAGCTATCTGTCCCGACTGGCGCGTGTTGAGAGCATTCGCTATCTTGCGGCGGGCGAGGAACCGCCTGAATCCGCCACGGCCTTGATCGGCACGCTAAAAATCCTGGTGCCGATGGCGGGGATTATCGACGCCGAGGCGGAGCTTGAACGGCTGGACAAGCAGCTTCATAAACTCAACCAAGACCTCGAACGGGTGGAGAAAAAGCTCAACAACGCGCAGTTCACCCTCAACGCGCCGACCGCGGTGGTGGCAAAAGAGCAGGCCCGGGCAGAATCCATCAAAATAGCCATCAATGAACTGGACACCCAACGGGCTCGAATCGCCCGTTTGACCTGA
- a CDS encoding DNA polymerase III subunit chi: MTRISFYVLTRQSTDERFIAACRIAEKAYQQGHGVYLHTESPIAAERVDQLLWTFRQGSFVPHVRHEHDDQTSPVVIGHDSRPQPRVHDVMINLTREVPLFFGQFERLVELVADDDQDRQSGRERFRFYRDRGYALETLNLPPQKRA; encoded by the coding sequence ATGACACGAATCAGCTTCTACGTGCTCACGCGTCAGAGCACCGACGAACGATTCATTGCGGCATGTCGAATCGCAGAGAAAGCCTATCAACAAGGTCACGGCGTTTATCTGCATACCGAATCGCCCATTGCCGCCGAGCGAGTGGACCAACTCCTCTGGACCTTTCGCCAGGGGAGTTTTGTTCCACATGTGCGCCATGAACACGATGATCAAACCAGTCCGGTTGTTATCGGCCATGACAGCCGACCACAACCGCGGGTCCACGATGTCATGATCAACCTCACCCGTGAGGTACCTTTGTTCTTCGGTCAGTTCGAACGGTTGGTGGAGCTCGTTGCCGACGACGATCAGGACCGCCAATCGGGTCGAGAGCGATTTCGCTTCTATCGCGATCGGGGATATGCCTTGGAAACGCTGAATTTACCGCCGCAGAAGCGCGCGTAA
- a CDS encoding leucyl aminopeptidase, protein MEYGAKSGNPEKQRVPCIVVGVFERRKPSAALERIDQVSDGYIGGILRRGDMDGKAGQTLLVHNVPNTLCDRVLLVGCGRERDFDDERFRQATRAAVRALNRTGTRDAISYLTDLNVRGRDVNWKVKETVIHTEEASYRFDRFKTKEAEPEGRLRSLIMGLETRRDLAAAEQAIDVGVAISKGVSLARDLGNLPGNVCTPSYLADQGLQLAKDLPAIETKVLDESDMEALGMGALLSVAKGSEQPAKLIVMEYTGTKDGSRPYVLVGKGVTFDSGGISIKPAAAMDEMKYDMCGAASVLGSLLTVATLKLPINVIGIIPSSENLPDGKASKPGDIVTSMSGKTIEILNTDAEGRLLLCDALTYAQRYEPVTIIDIATLTGACVVALGHHATGLFSNTPALTKALLHAGEATGDRAWELPVWSAYQKQLDSPFADMANVGGRDAGSITAACFLSRFVEDDHWAHLDIAGTAWHGGKRKNATGRPVLLLTEYLMNQVDA, encoded by the coding sequence ATGGAGTACGGAGCAAAAAGCGGCAACCCGGAAAAGCAACGCGTGCCATGTATCGTGGTGGGCGTGTTCGAACGCAGAAAACCCAGTGCAGCGCTGGAGCGGATTGACCAGGTCAGTGATGGATATATCGGCGGCATTCTCCGTCGAGGCGACATGGATGGAAAAGCCGGCCAAACCTTGCTGGTGCACAATGTCCCCAACACCTTGTGTGATCGGGTCTTGCTAGTGGGCTGTGGTCGAGAGCGGGACTTCGATGACGAGCGTTTTCGGCAAGCCACACGTGCTGCGGTCAGAGCGTTGAACAGAACAGGCACGCGAGACGCCATCAGCTACCTGACCGATCTGAACGTCCGCGGACGTGATGTCAACTGGAAAGTCAAAGAAACGGTGATTCATACCGAAGAGGCATCTTACCGTTTCGACCGTTTCAAAACGAAAGAGGCCGAACCGGAAGGACGGCTGCGCAGCCTAATTATGGGCTTGGAGACGCGCCGCGACTTGGCGGCCGCTGAACAAGCGATCGATGTCGGTGTTGCCATTTCCAAAGGCGTAAGCCTGGCGCGAGATTTGGGTAACCTCCCCGGTAACGTCTGCACACCCAGCTACCTGGCCGATCAAGGACTCCAGCTGGCGAAAGACTTGCCCGCCATCGAGACCAAAGTTCTGGATGAGTCCGACATGGAAGCGCTGGGCATGGGGGCACTGCTGTCGGTCGCCAAAGGCAGCGAACAACCTGCCAAGCTGATCGTGATGGAATACACCGGCACCAAAGACGGCTCCAGGCCCTATGTATTGGTAGGTAAGGGGGTGACCTTCGATTCCGGCGGCATCTCCATCAAGCCCGCCGCAGCGATGGATGAAATGAAATATGACATGTGCGGCGCCGCCAGCGTGCTAGGTTCCCTGCTGACTGTCGCGACGCTCAAACTGCCGATCAATGTCATCGGGATCATACCGAGCAGCGAAAACTTACCCGACGGCAAGGCCAGCAAGCCCGGCGATATCGTCACCAGCATGTCAGGTAAAACCATCGAGATTCTCAACACCGACGCTGAAGGACGACTGCTGCTTTGCGATGCGCTCACCTATGCCCAGCGTTATGAACCGGTGACCATCATCGACATCGCCACTCTCACCGGAGCCTGTGTGGTCGCTTTGGGCCACCACGCCACGGGCCTGTTCAGCAACACGCCGGCACTGACCAAAGCACTCCTACACGCCGGTGAAGCCACCGGTGATCGGGCCTGGGAATTGCCCGTTTGGAGTGCCTACCAAAAGCAGCTGGACAGCCCCTTTGCGGACATGGCCAATGTCGGCGGCCGTGACGCCGGTAGTATCACAGCGGCCTGCTTCCTGTCCCGCTTCGTCGAAGACGACCACTGGGCCCACCTGGATATCGCAGGCACCGCCTGGCACGGGGGCAAACGCAAAAACGCAACGGGCAGACCCGTATTGTTGCTAACCGAGTATCTGATGAACCAAGTGGACGCCTGA